In the Pseudolabrys taiwanensis genome, one interval contains:
- a CDS encoding type II toxin-antitoxin system HicB family antitoxin, producing the protein MKIKVVVHEAEEGGFWAEVPAIPGCASQGDTMDELLSNIQEAIEGCLSVDVAEPKKGSGDRVLEIAV; encoded by the coding sequence ATGAAGATCAAGGTTGTCGTGCACGAGGCGGAGGAGGGCGGGTTCTGGGCTGAAGTCCCAGCTATTCCCGGCTGCGCCAGCCAAGGCGACACGATGGACGAACTCCTGAGCAACATTCAGGAGGCGATCGAAGGCTGCCTGTCGGTTGATGTTGCCGAGCCGAAGAAGGGCAGCGGCGACCGCGTTCTCGAAATCGCCGTATGA
- a CDS encoding BrnA antitoxin family protein has product MARPPFRDARSEAEKAFKKATTKPADLPPPAPSVPGAKEQVTLRLDREVLDFFQADGPGWQERINAALRKVAGK; this is encoded by the coding sequence ATGGCCAGACCACCTTTCCGCGATGCCCGCAGCGAAGCCGAGAAGGCTTTCAAGAAAGCCACCACCAAGCCGGCGGACCTGCCGCCGCCCGCGCCATCCGTTCCCGGCGCCAAGGAGCAGGTGACCCTGCGGCTCGACCGCGAGGTGTTGGATTTCTTCCAGGCGGATGGGCCGGGCTGGCAGGAGCGCATCAACGCGGCGCTGCGGAAGGTCGCCGGGAAGTAG
- a CDS encoding type II toxin-antitoxin system HicA family toxin — translation MKSVSGRELARIVERRGWGLLRVNGSHHIYGKPGSVVRLSIPIHGNAALKTGLLRHLLKLAEIDEREL, via the coding sequence ATGAAATCCGTCTCCGGCCGCGAGTTGGCGCGCATCGTCGAGCGCCGCGGCTGGGGCTTATTGCGCGTGAACGGCAGTCATCATATCTACGGCAAGCCCGGTAGCGTCGTGCGGCTGTCGATTCCGATCCACGGCAACGCGGCGCTGAAGACGGGGCTGTTGCGGCACCTGCTGAAGCTGGCCGAGATTGACGAGCGCGAGCTGTAG